CTACATAGTACTACAGCTAATTCATCCTTCCATGTTTTATGTCTGGTGCCTCTTTTGTACTTTCATCAATGTAGATTCTACTGGACATCTTCCAGAAGAGGCCAGTTTCATTGCAACTGAAGTCTCACTCAGATAGTATCTTTTTTCCTTGATCAACTTCTTCAACTCTGCTAGAAATGTGGCAGCAGCTTCTTCACTGGCAGACAAAACCTCTctagtaaattttatatttgtgaatCCAAACCTATTACCAAGTCGGTGTAACCATCACTTATTTGCAGTAAGTGGCTTGGTGTCACTCATTTCAGGGGATCCCTTGCTGAAATCTTCATATAGGCTTACTGCTTTCTGATGCAACACATTGCCATCAATTGGAATgctttctgttcatgtcttccacCCACAAATTTAATGCCCTTTCCATCTTCACTAAGCACTTATCACACACTGTCACCGTAACTTCTGCAATTTGAGGTGCAACAGCAAAACTagcacatatttctttttcctttttcacaactTCATGGATAGAGGATTTGTTCTTACCACAGATCTTAGCAATCTCAGCatattttttttcaccttttcacttagaGGAAGCACTTTGCAGCTTCTATTTGGCATATTacaattgccagcatcactactcttgtgctttggggccactattaagtaaaataagagttaCTCAAACATAAGCACTGCTACAGCAGTCAATCTGGTAActgagatggctactaagtgactaatgggcaggGAGCATAGACAGCATGGATGCACTGGTTGTagggatgattcatgtcccaGGTCAGATGGAGTGCGACGGCACCAGATTTCATCATGGCACTCACTCACAGCAGCATGTAATTTAAAActcatgaattgtttatttctggaattttccatttaatatttttggaccaacGTTGGCCACAGGTTAACCAAAACCGTGGGTAGGAGGGGACTACTTATTTTGACTTCTAAGTTGGTTTTGGCTGTTTTGGGACTTCATAACACTGAAGTCATagtgtatgtattcttttgtacttaatttctttcattcaacattatattgtaactcatccatgttgttgggTAAAGAGTTCCATTGTATAATTAAACTGTTTATGGTTGTTTGAGTCTGGAGCTATtacacataataataataatgcaagaaACATTCTTGTGCATGTCTTTTAGTAGACAGATGCCCCCATTTCTCTTGGTTATATTGTCAGGAGCAGGATTCCTTAGTCGTGggctataaatatattttcttttaataggtacagcaaaatatttttcctaagtgGTTGTAACAGTTAACCCTAAGTTCCTATGGTTTTAGAGCGCAGTTTTTTCTGCAATATTTTTACTGTAGGTTGTTGATGCTAATTAATGTGGAACATTGAGGTATTTGCCAGCCCATCTTagattatatacatacacacatttttgtattttacattcatTCAATTTGGATTCAGAGGTGGAAATTTGCCTTgtcatatatttggaaatttaatagtgaaaaattgccctcagaaattaaaagaaaactatcTAATAATAATATTGTTCTAAGTGCCTACTCCCTGCTAGTCACTTTAAACATTCTAGTTCCACTTATTCCTCATTGAGATCTTATAAATTAGATATCAGATTGGGACTCTGTCCCAATTCTAGATATTGTTATGCTCATTtttaagctatttatttattttaattttataagatgaggtctctctctcttgcccaggcaggtcatgaactcctggactcaacaatgcttccacctcagcctcccaaagtgctgggattacaggcatgagccaccatgcctggccctaaactatttatttttaacctaaaaataagtaattttttttaaaatataagtaatagtTTAAAAAGCTAATATTAATCACAATAAAGTTTAACTGTGGAATAGATGTCTGGTTTTGTGGCTTCAGAGTGAGAATGAATCTTGACTAAGTGTGGTATTTAATTCATGGGAGTGAAACCGGAAGGGGGAAATGAGCCAGGGAGGTTCCTTGGATCCTGCCTCTGGCATTATTCATTTGCAGCTGGCTACATTACATTTTATGGCTgctattttctctcatttgtcCTTGATTCCTTCGAAAGGAAGTAGTAACTCAATATATTAAACACTGCCTAGAATCCTCAGTGCTGAACATTTTAATTCTATCAAATTTTTATTAGCATATcgttgaaaaagaaagaaaacctaggGCTTCAGTTTCTTAGGTCACATAATGGGTAGTTCCAGTAACACACCTGCATGGGCTGGAGGGcactctaaataataataatattcctgatctttaaaaaatatatcaaggTATAGAGCTCTTAGAAACAGTGTAGAAAAGCCTGTTAGACTGGATTTTCAAATAATAGAGTTCTCTTCCCTTTTAGACAAAGCTATATTAATCCATCCTTTCATTCATTATCATGCATTCACACAGTGATTCAACAAGTACTTACTGAGTAcaatgtgccaggccctgttctagaTATTAAGCATATAACAGAGAACAAAACAAAGGTCTTTCCCTTGTAGAGCTTACTTTCTCAGGAAAGAAACAGGcaagaaaatgtatacatatatgtcatGTGGTACTCCGGAGGACAATAAAAACAGAGTAAGGGGCATGCAAATGTAGACTTGGTGTTGAGAACTGCAATTGCTTTTTATAAGGAACAGTTATGAAAGCCTCTCCATCAGTATTAATATTTGTGCCAGGACCTGAAGGCACTGAGTCATACATGACTCAGTCAATTCTCTGTCCCCAGCTCTACAAGGACAAGGGTAGAAACTGGGAAACCAGCTAAGATCTCTAATAGGTGTGTTCAGGCAAGAACCAAATagcatatatgttttattttgtgggCTCATCACCATCCTTGTGTTTTATTAGTAAAGGTAATTATTATGTTTATCCAGACATGGACGAACAATATCTGGTACGTTTGAGCCACATTGATAATAATGTAGTAATATGCAAGTTAACAGTAATATGCTGTGGGTATTATAAATTGAGTTCTGTATTTAATGTTCTTTTCTACTTacctaatattaatttttttgtagacatttcctcctctctcctgttTTTATTGAATAATTTGTAACATTCTTTCAGCCACTTACAGTTGAACTTCAGTCATTTGTGTCTCCTGTTCATCCTCTGCACAGCATGCTATTAGATTCTGTTGTTGCATCTCCTCCTTCTGCCTTTCCCAACTTTGGTTTTAGACGTTTCTTTCGTCTCAGAATTAGCCATCCTTCTCTAATTCATGTGAAATTCTCTCTCTTTAATCCATGTGAAATTCAGAAAAAACAATACAGGTTTTCGAAATGAGTCCTTGATTCAAATTGGTTCAGATCTTTGTTCTTCCGTGTACTGGCTGTAGTGCCTTTTGCAATTTTTGAACCTCAATCGTTCCTTCGTAAAATGAGTATAACAATATCTATGCAGTGAGGATTAAGTGGGATTATGGAGTGTTTAAAGTGCCTAGCAGGGAGTAGGCACTTAGAAAATGTTGGTTCTTTCCACCTTGTGTTCTTCTGCTTCAGATCTCTTAATTTCTACAACTCTAAATGTGCTATTTTCCTCTCTCAGTAAATAATACTACCATCTCACCAGTTTAAACAAGCTATGAGTCCCCTTCGAATAATCTATTTCTTTCACAATCTAAATTTAATCCATCTGCAAATCCTATTTGTTCTAACTCAACACATCCTCAGTCTCTCTGCTTCTCCCCATTGACACTGCTACAACCCTAGTCCAAGAATCTTATCTGTGCTGTTGCCATAGGTCCTGAATTCATCCTTCTGCCTCCACTCTGGTCTTCTTTCAGCCTGTTTTCCACAGAGCCTAAgtgatatttaaaacataaaccaGATAATATCAGtcccctgcttaaaaccctccagTGGCGTTTCATCATATTCAGAATGAGATCCAACTCTTACCCTCTCCTAACACTCCCGCTCTTATGCTTCAGCGGCactgcccttttttctttttctgctaacTCATCAAACTCATGGCTGCCTCCGGCCTTAGCACTTGCTATTCTCTCTGCTTGGAATACTCATTCCCCAGATGTCCACGTGACTTACTGCTTCTTGTCATTTAGATCTCAGCTCTAATTGTCCCCTGACTTCTATCAGTAGTGCTCCATCACACCATCTTACTTTTCCTAAGGCTTACCACTATCTGAAAATAGCCTGCGTTTCTCTATTTTCCCCTCAGTAAGAATTAAAAGTTCATACTAGGGCCCATTTCCTagcagtgtttggcacatagtaggtatgctgaaaaaaaaaccttgactgactgaataaatgaacaaataaatataaactcaCTTTTAATGAGATATCAAGGTTTTATATTAATTACATGAGCCAAGAattgtggtttcatttttaaaatgtgaggacctACTGGTTTTCCTTTAATCCTTCATACTTCACACATATGCTTGTGCTGGAACTATGACTGTAAATCAATAGCAATAGCATCCTCTGTTTTGGCTTTTTCCCCTAACCTAAATAGTTCTCAGATTTacttttctctccatctccactgccacACTGTCACCTTAGTGCAAATGACCATCCTCTCTGGCCTTTTTTCTGTAAGGTTTTAATCTCCCAATATGTATTCTCCAGACTGCAGGCCAGTGAGCTTTTCAGTTGCTGTTACACCCATGCTTGAAAACCCTTTAAGTTTTCATTGTTCTCAAGATAAAGACCAGAATGTGGTCTGGTCCACCACCTCATGTCAGGCTAGCCCTCACTCTCCACTCCAGGCCACactttctcctcccctcctggTTCCCGCCTGCCACCTGGCTGGGTAGCCCTTGCTTCCCGCTTCCTGCAAAGTTCTACATCGCACCCATTTCGCCCACTTCTTCAGATTTCAGGAGATTGTTCCTTCCTcgaggaagccctccctgattaGGCCAAGCGCCACTCCACGTCATACAGCCCCACATCACCATGGGCCTCTCTTTCAGGGCTTTGTTTTATGAGTATGCACTCCAGAATATGACAATCTTATTGACATGCGTCAATGCGAGCTTGCGCTCAACAGCTATTTGCCGAAGGAATATACGGACTAGCGGCCCGACCACTCCTCGCCCCTCCCCTACCACTGCCGCGCACATATTACGCATTAAGCAGGCGCCGCGAGGACGGACATCGCGAGCGCCTGCGCGAAGGGCTACGCATGCGCAGAGGGGCCAGCCCGCTGACAGATTCTCGGTGGCGGCGGTAGCGGCGGCGGCCCTGGACTGCGGGGAATGGGAATCCTAGGTCCCTGACTGAGCACCTCCCCCGCCTCCCTGCCCCCGACATGGCTCAGGAGAAGATGGAGCTAGACCTGGAGCTGCCTCCGGGTACGGGCGGGAGCCCGGCGGAGGGCggtggcagcggcggcggcgggggcctCAGGAGGTCTAACAGCGCCCCCCTGATCCACGGCCTCAGTGACACTTCGCCGGTGTTCCAGGCCGAGGCGCCGAGCGCCAGGCGGAACAGCACAACGTTCCCGAGCCGCCACGGCCTGCTGCTACCGGCCTCCCCTGTCCGCATGCACAGCAGCCGCTTGCACCAGATCAAACAAGAAGAGGGCATGGACTTGATCAATCGAGAGACAGTCCACGAGCGGGAGGTGCAGACCGCAATGCAGATAAGCCACTCCTGGGAGGAAAgtttcagcctgagtgacaacgACGTGGAGAAATCCGCCTCCCCCAAGCGCATCGATTTCATTCCTGTGTCACCAGCACCGTCACCCACTCGGGGAATTGGGAAGCAGTGTTTTTCGCCATCCTTGCAAAGTTTTGTAAGTAGCAACGGATTGCCTCCAAGCCCTATTCCCAGCCCAACGACCCGATTTACCACCCGGAGAAGCCAGAGCCCCATCAATTGCATTAGACCAAGTGTTCTTGGACcattgaaaagaaaatgtgaaatggaAACTGAATATCAGCCAAAGAGATTTTTCCAGGGCATCACCAACATGCTTTCTTCTGACGTTGCACAGCTGTCAGATCctggtgtgtgtgtatcttcGGATACCCTTGATGGAAACAGCAGCAGTGCCGGATCTTCTTGTAACTCACCAGCGAAAGTCAGCACTACCACCGACTCTCCTGTGTCACCTGCCCAAGCGGCTTCTCCATTTATTCCACTAGATGAACTTTCGTCTAAGTGATTCACTCATCCTGAGACTTTCTTTTTGCAGTGGAGAGAGAGAATAATCTAGTTGGGGCAAACACTGAACTTTGTCAATTAATTTGAGGCTATTTCCTATTTgaccccttttcttttttgaaattccCTGAAATGATGTTATTCTAGAGAACTTCTATGTCAGGTTCCTTTGGATACCCTTGAATTCAGTGTAGTAATATTTTCAGACGTTTCCCCAATAAGTGTGTTGAAGCATACATCTTTACGCTGCTAATATGTCTAAATACATATGTTAtcccttgatttttttaaataattgagagCTCTATTTATTTATGGGATTATTAAGTTctgatgaaaatataaatgttgaCTTAATCAGCATAGTAAACTGATGTTTAAAATTCCATACTTCATGCCCACactaatttttaatgttattttcagtGGTTGCCGATTTCCATTTGATGAAGAACTATACAGCTTAAAAAAATACGTTAGTTATATCTATCTAGTGGTTGTCTGTTTTACCCAGGAATTCTTGGATATTTAGTTTTCTGGGTACTGAAGTGGATGGGAGGGGGAATGATTAAAGAACAAATTATAAAAGTTTGAACAAATCTTTTCAAATTAAGCATATAAAAGtaaacttttaagaaaaacatttttaatgagattttaatAGTAATTCTAGTCAGTCATACAACTATAACTactatagagaaaataaaaatttttccttttttttttttttaaccggaAAGTGCATTTGCTTGGGTGTAATCCTAAAGTGAAATGGGACAGTGCCTTGCAGTCTTTGCCCACTGTACATAGGCTAAGGCTAAGCTCTTTGTACTACTGCAAACTTAAAAGTTTTTCAAATGTAGGAAACGTGTGGGAAGGCTTGTTGAACTTTGGCGCACTCAGGTAAACAATACTCTCTCAATTGttgatatactttaaaatattcagttgtGCCTCAGTTCCAGAAATTATTGCCAAACAGGAGCCACAGCAATTTTTGGCTACTTTTCTGCTCTGCCCATCTGTCACCTTACTGGTTTTCCCTTGTTCAGGAAGGAAGCAGCTGTTTCCTTGCCAACAGGTCCCTTCCTCTCCATCTCCCACCAAACTAGGGCACCATTGATTAGACAAAGGTACAGTGTAACTTGGGTTTCTGACAGCAACAACAGGACTGTGAATTGTTTAACCTCTGTGGTTAAAGCTACAGCTTGAGTTGACTGCCTTGGGGATGTCAGTTAATTAAGGGGTGATGATTTGCAAGAGAAAATTAGTGGAGAGTCACATAGGTAAATCATTATTTAACTTAGGTTTTCCTAAAGTTAGAATAGTCGAATGTACTTTTCTTTACCTTTACAATTAAGACAAAATGTTTAATAAGAacagcaaaattttttttatattatgcATCCTTATACCTCACATATCTTCCTTAACTAGATAGTTTGACAGAAAGAATGGCATAcaaagaggaaaggggaaaaatgaCTCAGAACAAGACAAAAGCTCTGACTGTTTAAAGTTATCGCTTACAGAGACTTTAACAATTTTGTGGAATTTTTACAACTATGAGAGTAAATGGAACTGGTCAACTCTTGACAGTTGCCTCAAGATGGAGTGAAATTGCATCAAGGGTAAGACTGTGTCCACAGGtttaaaattctctcttctgAGTAATAGTGTTCATGTGCTCCCATTCTCAGCCTTGTTGTTCAAATTCAAACTTAAATAGCCTGAGTTCTTGTTGGGTAActtgccctgcctccagaggTATTTGAACTTCATTATCTTCAACACAGGAATTGTTAATCTTCTCACTTCACCTGTTCTTGCATTAGCTCAATTGATGTCATCACTGATTTCCTAAACTAGAAACCATGGAAGCATCtttgacttttccttttctctgttggATTAGCTTAATCACCAAGTCCTGTCAACTTCTGAAATGAATCTCAAATTTCTTCCCTTCTCTATCTGTTGCCCCTGATTTTGCCTTAAGTTCTTGCCTGAGTGATCTCCCAGCCTGTCTTCTGTCTCCTTTTGGTTCAGTCTTTATACTGCCTCTTGagtaatctttctaaaatttaaactTGATATTTTTCGCCCTCTTGCTTGAAAACTTCACTTGCTTCCCCATTTCCTACTCTTTAAGGAATGATTTCTTTAGCCTCAGATAGAAGGACCTTTATGATCTGGCCATATTCTGAAATAGCTTCAATCCTCTCCTCATCTCTGTTCCAGTATACATCTTTCCTTCTTATTCTGCAAACATTAGACCACTTGATattctttaaatatgtcatgtacTTTCTTGTGTCTGTTCTTTGGGATAATTCCTATCCTTTTCAGGGAGGCAAATTGCACGTGAGTTTAAGTATGAAGGCAATGTATACCTGCtgattgtaaaatatttaaacagtgtACATATCTGTGTGGTTTTAAAAGTCTGcttttaattatgtaaaattcATCTTCCCTTTCCACAGGTAACTTCTGTTAACAACTTGGTATCTATTGTACAAGATGTGTTACtggcatttccatgtatatatgtatataaatgcagGAAACCAACATGTCATTGAcacctctcttcttttcttttccccataTCTAATCATTCCTCAAGTCTTACTGATTTTTATCAGCTAGAATCTATCTCCTTATTTCTACCTCTATTGCCACTCTGATCCAGGCTACCAGCATTTCCCTCTTAGGCTTCTGAAGCAACTTCCTAACTCCCACTTGTGCTCATCACACTCACTCTGGTCGGCTATCCATTCATTCTCCATACAGCAACTAgagtcattcttttaaaattgcgGACCTGATCCTTCCATCTCCCAGCTGAAAGCTTTTCATTTGCTTCCTGTTCTCATGAGTATGCCAAAATGTATTAATTCCGGGCTAGGAGGCCCTGAGGAATTTggtccttccctcctcccccctcgTTTTCTGTGCTTCGCCCTCACTGGCTtgcctttcttttccttaaataCATCATGTTCTCTCCTATTTTAGATCCTTTTCCCCGAAGGTATGGAAACATTATTTCTGTAAGCTTATTCTTCTATATAGATGGGAAGTTTTTAAATCAGATAAGGTTCTAAGGGCATGTGGACAATTTACGTTATCATAGTATTGTTCCTAACGTCCATCATTATTCTGTAGACTGTAAGGGCTTACTTAGCTCGTGTAAGAATTATCCTTCAAAAAGCATTTTTAAGGTATTAGTATTGCTAATCTATAAACTTTGTGCAAGAAGTCCTAAAGTCAATAGCAACATTTATTTAAAGTACAGTTTGTCATACTTAATAAACCTCtggtatattttcctttattatgcTTGTTAAAAACACAGTATAAATGGGAGAAATCATTAAAGATCATTAACTCCAAGGCTGCTGGATGTTAGGACCCTTAAGCATACTTAAAAGATTGATTGTAATCAAGAATAACTTGTATCAGATTGCCTTCCAGTGATTCACATTTATTAGTTCAACCAGTTACATACCTGTAGCAAGAGACCAgtttatttggcaataaaattgGGGAAGGAATCAAGACTTAAATGAGGAAAACAGGTCtgagaacattttttttcaggGTATGTTTATAGATTAGTAGAACAATTTTGAAGATCTAACAGAGGTGGGAGTCAGGGGAATGGTTGCCAGACAATTGAACCAAGAAGATGATGATCATTTCTTGAGTAGCACCAGAGAACAGAAGAAAGAGTTGGCCTTGGAAAGGAGGTCTggaaacttatttttcttct
This portion of the Pan troglodytes isolate AG18354 chromosome 11, NHGRI_mPanTro3-v2.0_pri, whole genome shotgun sequence genome encodes:
- the PABIR1 gene encoding PPP2R1A-PPP2R2A-interacting phosphatase regulator 1, with product MAQEKMELDLELPPGTGGSPAEGGGSGGGGGLRRSNSAPLIHGLSDTSPVFQAEAPSARRNSTTFPSRHGLLLPASPVRMHSSRLHQIKQEEGMDLINRETVHEREVQTAMQISHSWEESFSLSDNDVEKSASPKRIDFIPVSPAPSPTRGIGKQCFSPSLQSFVSSNGLPPSPIPSPTTRFTTRRSQSPINCIRPSVLGPLKRKCEMETEYQPKRFFQGITNMLSSDVAQLSDPGVCVSSDTLDGNSSSAGSSCNSPAKVSTTTDSPVSPAQAASPFIPLDELSSK